In one Hypomesus transpacificus isolate Combined female chromosome 18, fHypTra1, whole genome shotgun sequence genomic region, the following are encoded:
- the tlr9 gene encoding LOW QUALITY PROTEIN: toll-like receptor 9 (The sequence of the model RefSeq protein was modified relative to this genomic sequence to represent the inferred CDS: inserted 2 bases in 1 codon), whose product MGSSKSNSPHRHDNTRRDRDIKGRFLSDPNXIWDFRIQFCNQSLTFDLSQNVITSIKGDIFKGIERAVCLDLSYNYMSQALNGKQFIHLDNLVYLNMAHNRIDFYYENAFQELNATLKALDLSNNEFHFLMRGMGHRFGFINNLPSLEVLSLDDNDIGMRIDKALNSTSLKYLYFAGNQLNIMWKTGDNYLEFFKYLTNLVYLDISRNQLRSLSQKVICNLPQSLRALRLSDNLLNYFPWENITVLSQLQHFNISKNRLSSLPNVVIPFRSNFTVLDLSYNWISKLPEKFFRKMEGLRYLYLNNNQLKILKHQILPALMGNGSSLKTLTLHGNPFVCSCDTAWFSDFLRASPVHIPRLTTHVQCEFPESLQGTNLLTMDPRSCPEIFGRVSFLSTSFLVLVLTALPLLKHLYGWDLWYCFQLLWAGHKGYSQLPGSDYDDHYDAFVVFDTENQSVRDWVYNELTVHLENGGRRRFRLCLEERDWLPGLSCIENLHNAVYSSAKTVFVLTSGGTGSGANVSGMIRQAFFMVQQRLLDEKVDVAVLVLLDEVFPKMKYLQLRKRLCRKSVLSWPRNPRAQPLFWNSMRAALSSDNLQSYDGNMSESFM is encoded by the exons ATGGGCTCCTCCAAGTCCAACAGCCCTCACCGCCATGACAACACAAGACGTGACAGAGATATCAAAGGAAGATTTCTCTCAGATCCGAA TATTTGGGATTTCAGGATACAATTCTGCAATCAAAGCTTGACTTTTGACCTTTCTCAAAATGTCATTACCTCAATAAAGGGTGACATATTTAAGGGAATTGAGAGGGCTGTTTGTTTGGACCTCTCCTACAACTATATGAGTCAGGCTTTAAATGGAAAACAGTTCATACATTTGGACAACCTTGTGTACCTCAACATGGCTCACAACAGGATTGACTTTTATTATGAAAATGCCTTCCAGGAGTTGAATGCCACATTGAAGGCACTAGACCTAAGCAACAATGAGTTTCACTTCCTGATGAGGGGCATGGGCCATCGCTTCGGCTTTATAAATAACCTACCCAGTTTAGAAGTGCTAAGTCTGGATGACAATGACATTGGGATGCGAATAGATAAAGCTCTAAACAGCACTTCCCTTAAGTACCTCTACTTTGCCGGGAACCAGCTTAACATCATGTGGAAGACAGGAGACAACTACCTTGAGTTTTTCAAATATCTCACCAACTTAGTATATCTAGACATCTCCAGGAACCAGCTGAGGTCCCTTTCACAAAAGGTTATTTGTAATCTGCCACAAAGTCTCAGAGCACTGAGACTGAGCGATAACCTTTTGAACTATTTCCCATGGGAGAACATCACAGTACTTAGCCAGTTACAACACTTCAATATCAGTAAAAACCGTCTCTCCAGCTTGCCTAATGTAGTCATACCTTTTAGATCGAACTTTACTGTCTTAGATTTGAGCTACAACTGGATTAGCAAGCTTCCAGAAAAATTCTTCCGAAAAATGGAGGGCTTGCGCTATCTCTACCTAAACAAcaatcaactcaaaatactTAAACATCAGATCTTGCCTGCCCTCATGGGAAACGGTAGCAGCCTCAAAACACTCACTCTGCATGGGAATCCATTTGTTTGCTCATGTGACACAGCCTGGTTTTCAGACTTCCTGCGGGCTAGTCCGGTGCACATCCCTCGCCTCACGACGCACGTGCAATGCGAGTTCCCAGAGTCCCTGCAAGGGACCAACTTGCTGACTATGGACCCACGCTCCTGCCCGGAGATTTTCGGAAGGGTGTcgttcctctccacctccttcctagTTTTGGTACTCACTGCTCTGCCCCTCTTGAAGCACCTCTATGGCTGGGACCTCTGGTACtgctttcagttgttgtgggCCGGACACAAAGGCTACTCGCAACTACCAGGCAGTGATTACGACGACCACTATGATGCGTTTGTGGTGTTTGACACTGAGAACCAATCGGTGAGGGACTGGGTCTACAATGAGTTGACCGTCCACCTAGAGAATGGAGGTCGCAGGAGGTTCCGTCTCTGCCTGGAAGAAAGGGACTGGCTTCCTGGCTTGTCCTGCATAGAGAACCTCCATAATGCAGTGTACAGCAGCGCAAAGACCGTGTTCGTCCTCACGAGCGGTGGGACTGGGAGTGGTGCAAACGTTAGTGGCATGATCCGCCAGGCGTTCTTCATGGTTCAGCAGAGGCTGCTGGATGAGAAG GTGGATGTGGCAGTGCTGGTTCTTCTGGATGAGGTGTTTCCTAAAATGAAATATCTGCAGCTGAGGAAAAGGCTGTGCAGAAAGTCAGTGCTGTCCTGGCCCAGAAACCCACGAGCCCAGCCCTTATTCTGGAACAGTATGAGAGCAGCGCTGTCATCAGACAACCTGCAATCCTATGACGGCAATATGAGTGAGAGCTTCATGTAG